One region of Carya illinoinensis cultivar Pawnee chromosome 8, C.illinoinensisPawnee_v1, whole genome shotgun sequence genomic DNA includes:
- the LOC122317907 gene encoding uncharacterized protein LOC122317907 gives MAGDVNGGGFGSTLSSPALAEARYVRAKTSVWWDIENCQVPKGSDAHAIAQNISSALAKMNYCGPVSISAYGDTNGIPASVQQALSSTGIALNHVPAGVKDASDKKILVDMLFWAVDNPAPANFMLISGDTDFSNALHQLRMRRYNILLAQPQNASAPLIAAAKTVWLWTSLSARGHPLSSGESSQFANGHHTSNLETSQYQLYESIQLSQPMIYSSSENLSFGNQRPSGSERVGDNKNKGKNGRKTINQSSMSWPSNVPASTQESKNNDYPYQQEHTEPNQFKKAPHELYGFVEPVVFVNSHSHHGFRPHAPRPDGPRFLPVRHTSMHESPSYAQSPPNGHHRRGEEFRPNSTESRYPARVNITQKGHGPTSHRDTMSNRYPRGSGYRPPANR, from the exons ATGGCCGGAGATGTAAACGGAGGGGGATTCGGCTCAACGCTGTCGTCCCCGGCGTTGGCCGAGGCGCGGTACGTCAGGGCCAAGACGTCAGTGTGGTGGGACATAGAGAACTGCCAAGTTCCCAAGGGCAGCGACGCGCACGCGATTGCCCAGAACATCAGCTCCGCTCTCGCCAAGATGAATTACTGTGGTCCCGTCTCCATCTCCGCCTATGGCGACACCAACGGGATCCCTGCATCTGTCCAACAAGCCCTCTCCAGCACCGGCATCGCCCTCAACCACGTCCCCGCCG GTGTGAAGGATGCAAGTGACAAGAAGATATTAGTTGATATGCTGTTCTGGGCAGTAGACAACCCTGCCCCTGCAAACTTTATGCTAATTTCGGGAGACACAGATTTCTCTAATGCGCTCCATCAACTGCGCATGAGGAGGTATAACATACTTCTAGCACAGCCGCAAAATGCATCCGCGCCCCTAATTGCTGCAGCGAAGACTGTGTGGCTTTGGACCAGCCTCTCTGCCAGAGGACACCCACTTTCGAGTGGTGAATCATCACAGTTCGCTAATGGTCATCATACCTCTAATCTTGAAACATCTCAATACCAACTTTATGAATCTATTCAATTAAGCCAACCTATGATATACAGCAGTTCAGAAAACCTTTCTTTTGGAAATCAAAGGCCTTCCGGTAGTGAACGGGTTGGTGATAACAAAAATAAGGGGAAGAATGGTCGAAAAACCATAAATCAGTCAAGCATGTCGTGGCCCTCAAACGTGCCAGCTTCAACTCAAGAGAGTAAAAACAATGATTACCCTTACCAACAGGAACATACAGAACCCAACCAGTTTAAGAAAGCCCCACATGAATTATATGGTTTCGTCGAGCCTGTAGTCTTTGTAAATTCTCATAGTCATCACGGTTTTCGCCCACATGCTCCTAGACCTGATGGCCCCAGGTTTTTACCAGTTCGACACACAAGTATGCATGAATCACCCAGCTATGCTCAAAGTCCTCCTAATGGCCATCACCGACGTGGAGAAGAATTTAGGCCTAACTCTACTGAATCTCGATATCCAGCTCGTGTAAATATAACACAAAAGGGCCATGGCCCGACATCTCATCGTGATACTATGAGCAACAGGTATCCCCGCGGTTCTGGATATCGACCACCAGCAAACAGATAA